A portion of the Acidobacteriota bacterium genome contains these proteins:
- a CDS encoding type I pantothenate kinase, protein MPLSPYTDFTREEWSQLRNSTPLTLTEEDLANLRGINERISLREVEEIYLPLSRLLNLYVAATQSLHTATHTFLGDSTAKVPYVIGIAGSVAVGKSTTARILQALLARWRNHPKVDLITTDGFLLTTAALEARGLMKRKGFPESYDRRRLVRFVADVKSGEPEVIAPIYSHLIYDIVPDQVQTVRQPDIMIVEGLNVLQTGVGTAESDSPIFVSDYFDFSIYVDADEEDIKTWYVNRFLTLRRTAFRDPISYFHRYASLSDEEARQTALKIWEEINGLNLRENILPTRTRAHLILEKGLDHSIQQVRLRKL, encoded by the coding sequence ATGCCCCTTTCTCCTTATACTGATTTCACGCGTGAAGAGTGGAGCCAACTCCGCAATTCGACACCATTAACATTGACGGAAGAGGACCTGGCCAATTTGCGCGGCATCAACGAACGCATCTCGCTACGCGAGGTCGAAGAAATTTATCTCCCACTGTCGCGGTTGCTGAATTTGTATGTCGCCGCAACACAGAGCCTGCACACGGCCACGCACACCTTCCTGGGCGATTCTACGGCCAAAGTTCCTTATGTTATTGGCATTGCGGGCAGCGTCGCGGTTGGCAAAAGCACCACCGCGCGTATCTTGCAAGCTTTGCTGGCGCGCTGGCGGAATCATCCCAAAGTGGATTTGATTACGACCGATGGCTTTCTGCTCACGACTGCTGCATTGGAAGCGCGGGGATTGATGAAGCGCAAAGGCTTTCCGGAAAGTTACGACCGGCGGCGATTGGTGAGGTTTGTCGCCGATGTGAAATCCGGCGAACCCGAAGTCATCGCACCGATTTATTCGCACCTGATTTATGACATTGTGCCCGATCAGGTGCAGACCGTGCGCCAGCCGGACATCATGATTGTCGAAGGGTTGAACGTGTTACAGACCGGCGTGGGCACGGCGGAAAGCGATTCGCCGATTTTCGTTTCCGATTACTTCGATTTTTCAATTTACGTGGACGCGGACGAAGAAGACATCAAAACCTGGTACGTCAACCGGTTCCTGACGCTGCGACGCACGGCGTTTCGCGATCCGATTTCCTACTTTCACCGCTACGCCAGCCTGTCTGATGAAGAAGCCCGGCAAACCGCACTAAAGATTTGGGAAGAAATCAATGGACTGAATTTGCGCGAAAACATCCTGCCGACGCGAACTCGCGCGCATCTGATTTTGGAAAAGGGGTTGGATCATTCCATCCAACAGGTAAGGCTGAGAAAGTTGTGA
- a CDS encoding TIGR04283 family arsenosugar biosynthesis glycosyltransferase produces MKISIIIPTLNEEATIRELAESLEWLQGECEVIVADGGSNDATVSLLRQCGLRLVKAARGRGCQMNAGAKLATGDTLLFLHADTRLPENALAMIETSLQDSRVCGGNFSLIFDGKTREARLLTKLYPLLRWGGMCYGDSVLFIRRSVFERLNGYRDYPIFEDCDLYRRMRRVGKFARLPAAAMTSSRRFEGRFLRTFALWAAMQMLYWLGVHPNRLARWYKPLR; encoded by the coding sequence GTGAAAATCTCCATCATTATCCCTACGCTCAACGAAGAGGCGACGATCCGCGAGTTGGCCGAATCACTTGAATGGTTGCAGGGGGAGTGTGAAGTCATTGTTGCCGATGGCGGCAGCAACGATGCGACTGTTTCCTTGCTACGGCAGTGCGGTTTGCGTCTTGTCAAAGCTGCGCGCGGTCGCGGATGCCAGATGAATGCCGGGGCGAAGTTGGCAACAGGCGATACGCTGTTGTTTCTTCACGCCGACACCCGATTGCCCGAAAACGCGCTGGCAATGATTGAAACCTCGCTGCAAGACAGTCGCGTTTGCGGCGGCAATTTCAGTTTGATCTTTGACGGGAAAACACGCGAAGCCCGATTGCTGACCAAGCTGTATCCGCTGCTGCGATGGGGCGGAATGTGTTATGGCGATTCGGTGCTTTTCATTCGGCGCAGCGTGTTTGAACGCTTGAATGGGTATCGCGACTATCCGATTTTTGAAGATTGCGACCTGTACCGCAGAATGCGACGTGTTGGGAAGTTCGCGCGGTTGCCTGCGGCGGCGATGACGTCTTCGCGGCGGTTTGAAGGCCGCTTCCTTCGCACCTTTGCGTTGTGGGCCGCGATGCAGATGTTGTACTGGTTGGGCGTTCATCCGAACCGCTTGGCGCGTTGGTACAAACCGTTGCGCTAA
- a CDS encoding SDR family oxidoreductase, translating into MNYERLFRLDKRIAVVIGAGSGIGQSVAKGLAAQGAFVVCADVKPELAETTAREIGESAEARTVDVTNTKSVKALFQSVAAERGSVDIAVATPAINVRKQLLDYTDEEFDRVIAVNLKGTLAVLREAGRVMAGQGRGSIVVFSSIRSLVVEPGQGVYAATKSGMVQMVRALAAELGTRGVRVNAVAPGVVDTPLTRPIKDKPDWYNAYAEKNALKRWASSDEMAGAVIYLASDAASYVTGTVLFVDGGWTAVDGRFMPPL; encoded by the coding sequence ATGAATTACGAACGACTTTTTCGATTGGATAAACGCATCGCCGTTGTCATCGGCGCAGGTTCGGGCATTGGCCAATCCGTCGCCAAGGGCTTGGCGGCGCAGGGCGCTTTCGTCGTCTGCGCGGACGTCAAACCGGAACTTGCGGAAACGACTGCGCGCGAAATCGGCGAAAGCGCCGAAGCTCGCACTGTGGATGTAACGAACACCAAAAGTGTCAAAGCCCTGTTTCAATCCGTAGCCGCTGAACGCGGCAGCGTGGACATCGCCGTGGCTACACCTGCGATCAACGTCCGCAAACAATTGCTGGATTACACCGACGAAGAATTCGACCGCGTCATTGCCGTCAACCTGAAAGGCACGCTGGCCGTGTTGCGCGAAGCCGGGCGGGTGATGGCTGGACAAGGGCGCGGCAGCATTGTTGTGTTTTCTTCGATTCGCTCGCTGGTCGTCGAACCCGGCCAGGGCGTGTATGCCGCAACGAAATCCGGCATGGTGCAAATGGTTCGCGCGCTGGCGGCGGAATTGGGAACCAGGGGCGTCCGCGTCAATGCCGTCGCGCCGGGCGTTGTGGATACGCCGCTGACTCGCCCGATCAAAGACAAACCGGATTGGTACAACGCTTACGCCGAAAAAAATGCGCTCAAACGGTGGGCGAGTTCGGATGAAATGGCCGGAGCCGTCATCTATCTGGCTTCGGACGCCGCCAGTTACGTCACCGGAACCGTGCTGTTCGTGGACGGCGGCTGGACGGCAGTGGATGGACGGTTTATGCCGCCGCTGTAA
- a CDS encoding tetratricopeptide repeat protein, protein MQRFYASAIFLFVLAAAVHAQNSRAATASSYLERGNAWMAKGEYEKAIADFDLAIASAPEVADGYRNRAIARYRKGDLDGAFADFDRVVRLRPREAESWLNRGLIRKARGDLNGALNDVNKANELDPRWIEPWLARAEIRFFYRDFDGAIYDDTKALQLDAKNAPAWLHRGAARQAKGDLDGAMSDYNRAIALDPLNAQSWFNRAAAWRDKGDWTRAEREYSRAIELNPNWADAYAQRGLVRLRLRREAEAQRDFDECLTRNRALKESLELEIRSVKQQLKVK, encoded by the coding sequence ATGCAGCGTTTCTATGCCTCAGCCATTTTTCTCTTTGTCCTGGCGGCTGCCGTACATGCGCAGAATTCACGTGCTGCGACGGCTTCCTCTTACCTTGAACGCGGCAACGCCTGGATGGCCAAAGGCGAATACGAGAAAGCCATTGCCGATTTCGACCTGGCCATCGCATCGGCCCCGGAGGTTGCCGACGGATATCGCAATCGCGCTATCGCCCGTTACCGGAAAGGCGACCTGGATGGAGCATTCGCGGATTTTGACCGGGTTGTCCGGCTCAGGCCGCGCGAAGCGGAAAGCTGGCTCAACCGCGGGCTAATTCGGAAAGCCAGGGGCGATTTGAACGGCGCGCTCAACGATGTGAACAAAGCTAATGAACTCGACCCGCGCTGGATTGAACCCTGGTTAGCGCGCGCCGAGATCCGATTTTTCTATCGTGATTTCGACGGCGCGATCTACGACGACACAAAAGCTCTCCAACTGGACGCAAAAAACGCGCCGGCTTGGTTGCACCGGGGAGCGGCGCGGCAAGCGAAGGGGGATTTGGATGGCGCGATGTCTGATTACAACCGCGCCATCGCGCTTGATCCGTTGAACGCACAATCCTGGTTCAATCGTGCCGCCGCCTGGCGCGATAAAGGTGACTGGACGCGGGCCGAGCGCGAGTACAGCCGGGCCATTGAACTCAATCCAAATTGGGCCGACGCGTATGCACAACGCGGGTTGGTTCGGTTGCGGCTGCGACGCGAGGCGGAAGCGCAACGCGATTTCGACGAATGCCTGACGCGCAATCGAGCACTGAAGGAATCGTTGGAACTGGAGATTCGAAGCGTAAAACAGCAGCTCAAGGTCAAGTAA